taagtatttaggAGAGGTGTACAGCAGAGCATgtgtagaaatattaaatccaCTTGCTTGTTATGCATAAAGCTAGTAAACATACAAcgaagaagaagaaaattcTTAGTCATATAACAGAATAATCCCATTGCCGcggtgataaatataaattctcgGAGATTCTACTTTAATACCAAGTATTCGTTTCGATATTAtcttttccatttattttttgcactGTTTTCCCACGACTACGATTACGGAACAGTCGAGTCAGCGATTAGGTATATCGATAACCGGAGTACCTATGTACTTAACTATCATTAAACGGAAGTCTTATAGCAAATCCTTTTACTCGGTGGTAGTTCCAAGTTCGTTCAACATTTGTTTAACAAATGCGAAGATAAAAGTTCACGGCCACACGAAACGCTCAACAAGGAGACTCGAAAGCTCGGTAGAGCGAGGCGTGTCTAGATTCCTAACTCGTAGGTTGCATCCGGGCCGCAGGGATCAGGTTACAGCGGAGGCTTGAGTGCGAATGTCAAGGAACCCTATATTATGCGGATCGCGGCGAGGGTTTGCGTCACGCCGCGTGCCACTGCGGCCTGCGGCTGCCACCGGCGGCCGGCGCTACGATCAGTCGCAGCCGAAATGTCTGCGCGAACGCCTGCCCGCTGCCACAGCATCCTCGCTGTGCTTTTGCTCCTCGCAGCTTACACACGTAAGTGATTCAGACATACAAGTTATGCGCATCTTTGAGCTTCATGACAATATTAATCAGGACGACAAcgataaatgttttatcttatatgtatttacatatctACACAATGCGGTTGGAaatgaatatatgaattttatttttattttcatttacagaTGAGGAAAAAATTTCATGCGTTAAAGATGGGCTGTTCGCCGACTACGATTCTGATTGTGAAAAATATGTGCGGTGTGTAAATGGAAAAGTGAAAGGACGTTACACTTGTGCCCCGGGAAGAGTGTTTAGTGAAGTTGCGGGTGCGTGTATAATGAGCCCGAGTCGCAGTTGTACGCAGCGTATTTGCGCGCCCGGAGATACGTTTGCTTATACGACACCAACAACTGCATGCCGCCACTACTATCGATGCGAAAACGGTACAGTCACAGATCACACCTGCCCACCTGGGTCTTGGTTTGATACAGACCGCCAAGCGTGCTCTCGAGGCGCAGGTACATGTTATGAACCCGTTTGTGCTGGCTTACCTAACGGCAAATATCCTGATTCGTCTAATGAATGTCGACGGATTCTGCATTGTCGTGGATCGGAAGTGAGAGCAGTGGAATCTTGTCAGGGGGTTTGCACCAATGATTGTCCAGCCCCACGATCGACAGCAATACCTATACCAGTTGGAGATGCTGACTTTTGTTCTGATGAAGCATGCGCTTCGCTGTGTCAGAACGCTGCTGACGGTGCTTACGCTGATCGTTCGACGGGTTGTCGCGAATACTTTGTGTGTAAAGCGCATGGAGTTATTGGACGCGGGGTGTGTGAACCGGGCTTCTTATTTTCGGGATCCGGTTGCGAGCCTGCAGAATTGAGCTACTGCCCACCACCGGCAAGAAGCCCTTGCTTTAACCGACAGGACGGTCGATATAGAGATTGGAAAAGCTGTTCATCTTATTACGATTGCCGTCGTGGAAGAGTAGTCTCTCGAGGGATGTGTGAACAAGGAAAGGTTTTCGATGGCGCGAAGTGTGTATCACAGAACAGCTTTTATTGTAAAGGACCCGAAATGTCTAAACTTTGTCAAGGAATGCCTAGTGGGACTTATCAACATCTAGAGTCCAACTGCAGCCAATATTATCACTGTGAGGGATCACTACAGACTTTATTTGCGTGTCCATTTGGTGAAGTGTATGACGGTGTAAAATGTGTGCCTTCTTCGCAACATTTATGTCCTAATTTAGAGAGAGACTCTTGCTATGGCCGTTCCGACGGTCGTTATAGAGCGAAAGATGCAAGTTGTCGGGCCTTTTATGCATGTATAAACGGGGAAAAAGCAATGTATGCCTGCCCAACGGGACATGTTTTTGATGGAGAATCCTGCATACCAGAACGTCTTGACCTATGTCCATCAAAAGACTATTCATGTTCAGGACTCAGTGATGGATACCATGCTGAAATTGATTCTAATTGTCACAGGTAAATCTTcttctaaaaattaataccaTTTAATCCCGAATTATGGAAAAGTTATAAGTACAATAATAgtactttaatatttcactCTAAAACATCTATATTCTTGTTGTAATTTAACCATTGCATTGTTACTATTGCAGATACTTTTTCTGCGAGGGCGGAGATCGTCTTGCAACGCTATCCTGTCTAGGAGGAAAAATTTTCGACGGCCACGCGTGCGTAGAACCATCGCGTCACGAATGTGGAGGGCCGAGAAAGGAGCACATAGATCACGGGAAACATTGCGGACACAATGGCTTCTTTGTTGTCGCCGGCACCGAGTGCAAGAATTATTACTTCTGTTTGGGCGGCCAAAGGACATACCTCACTTGCCCTATAGGCCAAGTATTCAATGGACAGATTTGCGTCCCATACGAACAGTACGTGTGCCCTGATTGAACCAAACGGTAAATATTGGTCTATTTATCATGGCTAAGCTACTCGAGCTAAGGGGAGGAGTCCACGGTGTACCTGATCTAAAGACTGtgaatacaaatacaattttgtcACAGTATAGAATAATtcatataacttatattttagtCGTATATTTCAATCTACCTCGATGTATGCAATGATAGGCGCTTTAtactcattattttattggcaTAAAAACTTTAAGCATCCTATATAGGTATAACTATTTCTAGTAATTACAATAGCTATATAAAGTTAAGTTACAAACGCAttatctcaaataaaaaaaaatcttttgataacataaacgtaatttatttatttagaaatatatctttaatacaAACCTTAATCAACAAAAACTTACATAACATACTTAAGAATTAGTATAgttaatatactattttaaaattataaatattttaataagtagcacaatgacaaaatatatttaaatacaatgttaCCAAACTACAAATAGACTAGTCTCGCTAAGACCACTTTACcgttatacataattttggcgacagtttatataaaagcaaGGTTTTTCCCTTTGAATTTGcatgcatatatttataatttactccAATGTCATAACTTGTACCGTATGTATCGCTTGAAAAACACAATACTCATTAGCAGGTgtcagattatattatttatggtaatgttaatttttacgCAACGAACGTATAAACCAACAGtgactataaatatataactaaaactTTTGTGTGTTACAAGCGAATTGTAGTATTTCAAACAATTCTAATCATTCAATCAATTTCATTGGAATTTAACATCtttaaaaactacaattaaatagtcttaaataaaaaaaaaaggtgccTG
The Zerene cesonia ecotype Mississippi chromosome 1, Zerene_cesonia_1.1, whole genome shotgun sequence DNA segment above includes these coding regions:
- the LOC119839663 gene encoding zonadhesin-like, with the protein product MRIAARVCVTPRATAACGCHRRPALRSVAAEMSARTPARCHSILAVLLLLAAYTHEEKISCVKDGLFADYDSDCEKYVRCVNGKVKGRYTCAPGRVFSEVAGACIMSPSRSCTQRICAPGDTFAYTTPTTACRHYYRCENGTVTDHTCPPGSWFDTDRQACSRGAGTCYEPVCAGLPNGKYPDSSNECRRILHCRGSEVRAVESCQGVCTNDCPAPRSTAIPIPVGDADFCSDEACASLCQNAADGAYADRSTGCREYFVCKAHGVIGRGVCEPGFLFSGSGCEPAELSYCPPPARSPCFNRQDGRYRDWKSCSSYYDCRRGRVVSRGMCEQGKVFDGAKCVSQNSFYCKGPEMSKLCQGMPSGTYQHLESNCSQYYHCEGSLQTLFACPFGEVYDGVKCVPSSQHLCPNLERDSCYGRSDGRYRAKDASCRAFYACINGEKAMYACPTGHVFDGESCIPERLDLCPSKDYSCSGLSDGYHAEIDSNCHRYFFCEGGDRLATLSCLGGKIFDGHACVEPSRHECGGPRKEHIDHGKHCGHNGFFVVAGTECKNYYFCLGGQRTYLTCPIGQVFNGQICVPYEQYVCPD